The following DNA comes from Papaver somniferum cultivar HN1 chromosome 4, ASM357369v1, whole genome shotgun sequence.
CACAAAGATAAATGACGTGTATTTCCGTCTTCTTTGTTGCTTTATTTGTGTGAAAATATGTCAACACAATATATCAATATTTCATCTGAATTCATCACCTTCTTGCTCTGATGACGTCTTTTTCTCGTTCAATCTCGGCCAAGAATTCCCAGAGAAAATTGAAGTTATTTACGGTCCTTAAGTTATTCCTACTTATTTCAGAGCCCATTAAATACAAGTCAAGCCAATCCAAATGACATACAAGGATACTGAAGAGAAGATCAAGACGTTTTGGTACCGAGAATATCTGGCAAGTCAAAACACTATTGCTGCTTTGAAGACTACTTTGTTCAGTTACTATATGATTACAATTTGTTTCAAGTGTCCTGGTTGAAGATCAAGACGTTTTGGTACCGAGAATATCTGGCAAGTCGGTAACAATAAACCAAGTCAATAAAAAGATTTGAAGATCAAGTTCCATTTCAAGTCTAGTGTTCGAAGTTTAAATACACGGTGTGTGTTACAAGTTTTTTGGTGTTAAGAAATTGTTCAAGTTGCACATTTCAATTCTCTCCATGTCCAACTTGAGGGGAGGTGTTGAAATATATGGCAAGTCATACGGTATGTGCACATAAGAAGACCAAGTTGGTAACAAAAGAAGACCAAGTCGGTAACAAAGTTAGCTAGTAAATCTCTAGATAAGTTTCACCTAGTCAATACAGTTGGTTTGTTCTAGGTTTATTCATCCTTGTTTATCCTATTACTCCTATAAATAGGAATTACAATGTAAATGTAAAGCATCCCACATCCCAgcacatcaaagtctgaagatcAATCTAATTCATCCCACGGGGTTCTTTCAGTGGATGTAGGCGTTAGTGCTGAACCACTTTAAACATTGTCTTCTTTAATTTATGTTTATGTTCTGATTTTGGTATGTAGTTTAATTGTTTATCATTGATTAGTCTTTTTATTTGTCTATTTAATCAATGATCCATCTTAGTTTTGATTTACATATCAAAATCTAAGAACCTCAATGCTCACTTATGCCAATGATCATGATGAAGCATATAGTTTGTGGTCCATGCCATGTTATCATTTGATGTATAATGTATTTGGAGTGTTATTTTGTGTCCATGCGACACTTTGGCGTGTTCAGTAAGAATAAATGTTTGGTACGTATCTCTAGATTATGCTTCTGACTGAGTTTCCATTCTTAACCCTAAGTTCGTCAAACGCAAACCCTAACCCTCCCCGTTCGACGAAACCTAAATTCTTCAAACGAAACCCTAACCAGCCGAACGCAAAATCAAGATCAATGTTTTCCAGATTCAGTTGCAGAGATGATTCAAATCAGCCTCGTAGTGTTAAAAGTGGGGATAACTCAACTGAAGATGAAGAGATTCTTTCAAAAGACTTCGATAGTTTGTTTTCAGATTGGAGAAACAGGAATAAAACACCCACCCGATATAAAATCTACTGTATCGTGATTGCAATAGTAGAACTTCTGTTTAAGAATGGGGCAACATATGAATGTCTCCTCGATGTCGAGGATGGGAGCTGCTGGGCCTTGGTTTGCATCCCCCACGAGATTGTGGAGAAGAAAACAGGTTATTCTGCACAGCAGATCTGTGATGCTTTCCATTCTGGCTCGGACTTATATGATAAATTTCTGGATCTGTTGAAGCACAAGTTGTGCGGTTTTCAGTGTACAATGCTGGTAGAGATGACAGATTCTTATATCCCTGTTGCCCTTGAGATTAATGATGAAGAGACTTCATCTGATGGCACGCCGCTTCTGAGACCATTACATAAGGTTCCTGATAGCCAACAGGAGACTGAAACTCCCAATGGGGCATCCAATGTTGAATCTAGAGTTGCTGCTAGGCTTGATAAAATCAGTGTAGTTGGTTGTACTGAGGCTATGTCTGAAATGGATATCAGAGAAGAATACTTGGATAGTATGCTGTCAgattgatataaaatcaagtgtGTCGTggatagggctgttcatggtcggttttggttcggtttctggCCGAAccaaaacccaaacccaaaccaatactattggtttctaaaaatctaaaccaaaccaatccattaaccattggttcggtttccaaatggttccagttggtttcggtttttcccagtggtttttggttaaccaataattatgtcaaaccaaaaaaaaaaatacacaaatttacagataaaaaaatcgtagttgccgatagtattggtttacacaaatatacagaccaaaaaaaaatcaagaatagttaaagcttactctaattctagagatcaatagaagatatataatatatcttaatttagttattgacgaataaaaatgaagaaagacgggaagaaaaaagtcgagtagcagcagctgtagttgggggtggaaaagggaggcggctgagagaaggagaaagagaaagagggagagtatcgtaatgaaatattagatttagggtttctatttatcctctaaatcaatgggtagaatctaatacttttaaatcgacggtagaagttaagtttaaaaattagtcggttccccaatggtttttggttcggttttcaggtcaaaccaaaaccaaaccagtaatgttggtttttcaactttttttaccaaaccaatccaatccaaatctaaatggtttggttcggtttcttgcttattggtctggttcggtcggtttccaacggttaaatGTTCAGCCCTAGTCGTGGATGGCATAGCAGAATTTTGGTTCAAGAATGGGGCAACATATGAATGTCTCGTCAATGTTGCTGAGGGGAGTCCATGGTAGAAAAGCATTATTCTCTAAAGTTGCGTAGTTTTCAGGGTACAATGCTCGTAGAGATGAACAAAAACTCTCCTGTTCCCGGTGGTTTCTTGGACCACGAAAGATGTTTGAGACCACGGCTTAGTACCCACTGAACTGGCACCCCATTAGCAAGTGTTGTGAATTAGAAAGATGATGCGTGATTTTTAGTATTAAGAAACTAAAGGACATCTTTAGTCACGGAGTGGCAGTGGAGAAATGCTGAAGGCTCTTATGGTTTATCAATTTGGAAAGGAGTTACTCAGCATCGTGCTAAACATTCAAAGCTCAGGTTTCTGGCTCCGTTAATCAAGGGAGCGGTGTTCTGTTTTGGCACGCCGATACTTGGCAGAAGTCAAGGATATGCCATATATCCAGGATTAATCACTTTCTGTCTGCGAGTACAAAACCCTTACGGTTGCTGCAGTCAACTAAAAATGAACTCTTTTTAAATAAGAATCATGTAAATGAACTAGAAGGtactaaaaagtaaaaaaaaaatgaaccaaaaaGTACTAAAAAATAAGAATTTTGTGAGTACCTAGTACATTATCTCTATAGGTTCAGTTAGATGATGAGTCTGATCAGCTGCAATGGACCATAACCAGCACTAGAAAGTACTCTGTTAAATTATGTTATCTGTATTCTTCTTCTCTGGGTATTTTCAGCTTCATCTGGAAGCTTAAGACTCCTCCTAAAGTGGCCTTCTTCTAATGGGTCTCTTGCAAACCAAGCTTCCAACCAGGACAGTCTTTCTCATCGCCACATTCAGGTACCAATCGCTTGTGCTTTTTGCAAAGTCTTTCTCATCACACCTTTTCCTTCGTTGCAGGTTTGTTTCAGAGCGTTAGTCTTACTTATGGATATTCTGAACTGACACTTCACCTTACCGTCAGATATTTCCTTAGATATTCAACCATGGCAGTTACAGTCCTCTACTGCTCGGATCAATCAGCTTTGGAACTTGATACCTACAGCAATTTCGTAGAGAGTTTGGTTATAAAGAAATACGAGAATCTTCTCTGCAAAGGTCAAAAATAAAGCTCAGAATATCTTGGCGATCAAATACTAGTTGTTCACTTGGGCCTTTGCTTTCAAGGATTTCTCGGAAGTCATTCTCAGGTCAGGGAAAATTTGGTTTCAGATTTTCAAAAATCCTCCCTGGAGTCTTCagagtgccttagttttgctTTGGTAACGttacagttttctgttttgccaTGTATATATTTCTGTACAGTTTTTCCTTCCTCTCCCTCTCTGAGCGTATCATGTATTATGCTCCTTTATTTTCATTAATGAATCTTGTTCTTCATTGACTAACAAAAACATATTTCGCTAGAAAATACAACCTGAACTAAGATCAAAGATACATTTGAATGACAGAATGTATTTCGAGCCATTTGAGAACATGCTTAAACTATGTTTGCAGTATTCTAATCTATACATACGTCCAGTCTTAATTATTTCCAACTTATATATTTCAAAGAATGTTTTATGGAACGAAATGGCAGAAACTCATGATTATGTTGCTTCGAGCACATGGACATGCATCAACCTAAAAACCTACTGGTCAAATCAAATGCCAAAAAGGCATCCATTGAGATGACCAAACATCATACCTCTATGCATCTAGTTTTGCGTGTCTCCAATTTCTCCTTCTTCTACATTCTCCATCGGCAAGTTATTAGTGTGGAAGGATGCAAGGCTGAATACACCAAACAATTATTggatgagcaaaaaaaaaaattttttacaactccaaattaaatgaaaacagaaaataaCAGTACCTGCAATTTTGTGGTACCCGCCAACCAGATTGTGTTGTCCTCTTCATAGTTGGAGGCAAAGACAAAAACCTTCTCCAATCCTCGAGCATAATCTTTAAATCATGAACCTTATTATCCAAACCGAGACAACAATTTGCATGCATGGTACACACTTGATTTAAATCTTTGCTTGGCTCACAAAACCCACCAAAGTAAGCAGTATTCAAGAATCTCATTTTTAGCCCGATCTCCATTATAAAAGGATCAAATTTGATCATATTAAGCACGTCCTGGTCATGGTATCCCGGATGAATCTCTCTTGAGGAGTACCAAAACTTGTAGAATTCTATTGTTCGATTATTGGATTTAACATAGTTGAAGCCACCATTTGGCCGGTTCTGTAGATCATAAGAACTGCCGAAGAAGAGATCACATGCAATTTGGAAATCTGCATCTGGATAAAATCGTGGAAACGGGTCCCGGAACCACATGATATCAGCATcctaaagaagaaaaaccaacCCGAAAAGGCATTGAAAAGGGTACTATATGGAACCAAGAAAAATCTTCCTCAGATAAAGAACAAATTAAAGAAAGAAGTGGCAGATTAGTTAAAAACTTATCATGCTCAAAATGGTTACAAGATGGGGTATGAATATTCCTTGATTTAAAAACTGACATGCCTCCCGGATTCCGCATGCCTTAAAAGGTCTTTAAAACTAGCTTACAATCATTCACACATGTATGACACATATCCTATCCATATACCATCCACAAATCTGTCATCTCGTATCTTAGGTAGGTTCGAGGATGTGAAGTTTCTAATTCAGCATGGTCACAAAAAACATACACTTGTGTTCCCAGGAAACTTAGTATTAGTGACAAATGTAAGAAActggttttagatattaaaaaaataaacagcTAATAAATGGGATGGAGTGGAGCATATTGTTTTCATAATTCAATTTGGGATTTGATGCATAACTGATGTATTCCCACCCATAATATATTTTTCAGCAATGTCCAGGTACTTATTTAAAGAAATATAAGGAGGAAACTTCCCATCATCCATGCCACAGTGTGCACTTTCAAGATTAAAGGCAGTTCAACATAGTTTGTCTACATTCCACATACAGATTTTATCGACATATTGTTAAAACGTTTAGTTTACATCAAATGCTGAAAGATATTATATATGACTGCAGTAATTGAATAAACAATTCCATTACCAATGGAACAAACAATTCTCATTAGTAATAATATGTTTCTCAAAACTAGAGACATGGAAAGTTCTTAGCCTGGAATCTAAAGAGATATAGGATTGAACGTTAGGAAGTCAATGTCTTACCAACAACCATGGGATAATATTGAAGTTTTACTGTGATTTTGATCAAATAATTCTACATTTCGGAAACCTATACGAAATTAAGAGTGCTGAGCAATTCTAACAACCCGATGAATCGCAACACAACATAACAGCACAACAATTATTGACCCAGGGCAAATAACAAAAGACTGTAAAATATTTATATGCCATTCTGACAAAGCAGTAGGACTGTTAACCCTGACATCAAAGACATGCAACTGAAATACAAGTAACACAAGAACTCTATATCATAAAGGAGATAAAATGACTAAAGATATATGCTCAGCTGCTCAAATTCACACATACCAAGCAAAGAAATTACCGTGAAAACGAAGTCGTATCCCATCTCAAGAACAGACAATAAAAATGCAATTCGTCTCCACATCATCTTCAGATAGTCAGGGGTCATAAAATAAGCCTCCTTAGAGAAATCAACTCCTTCGGTAGAAAGAGGAAAGCAATGGCTGTGAACAGCCAAGCATCGACTATATGCCTTTTGGTCCAAAGCTATAATCACCAAATGATTCAAAAGTTTACTAGTATTATCTCCTATCCTAAAGCTCTCCAGAAAGAGATCAATGATAGAACCTGGAGCTGCCCATGCTTCATTTAACGTAGTTAAGATTACAGTCCTTTCCCCAATTGCCGCCTCTTTCAAAATTCTTTCCAACCTAACTTCCTCACTGTCCTACAGAATCGATATAGAAAGAGATCAGGCAAAATCGAATTACAAAAAGAAAGATACATACAAAACCATATACAATCTCACATCAGCCATCAATAGTTCTTAGATTTGTTCCTTCTCTTCATTTTTAGAGGATATTACCACAAACACTTTGTGGATCATCTGTCTAAATTGGCT
Coding sequences within:
- the LOC113275277 gene encoding uncharacterized protein At4g15970-like isoform X2 translates to MRIVGGGGTTTVGRLKRRSKMMIIHNSDSVGGVVFRRILTLILFFAFVGVPSLYLYSAVYHPFQSSNNLLTGSAFSYNINHPEDSEEVRLERILKEAAIGERTVILTTLNEAWAAPGSIIDLFLESFRIGDNTSKLLNHLVIIALDQKAYSRCLAVHSHCFPLSTEGVDFSKEAYFMTPDYLKMMWRRIAFLLSVLEMGYDFVFTVISLLDADFQIACDLFFGSSYDLQNRPNGGFNYVKSNNRTIEFYKFWYSSREIHPGYHDQDVLNMIKFDPFIMEIGLKMRFLNTAYFGGFCEPSKDLNQVCTMHANCCLGLDNKVHDLKIMLEDWRRFLSLPPTMKRTTQSGWRVPQNCSLASFHTNNLPMENVEEGEIGDTQN
- the LOC113275277 gene encoding uncharacterized protein At4g15970-like isoform X1 — protein: MRIVGGGGTTTVGRLKRRSKMMIIHNSDSVGGVVFRRILTLILFFAFVGVPSLYLYSAVYHPFQSSNNLLTGSAFSYNINHPEDSEEVRLERILKEAAIGERTVILTTLNEAWAAPGSIIDLFLESFRIGDNTSKLLNHLVIIALDQKAYSRCLAVHSHCFPLSTEGVDFSKEAYFMTPDYLKMMWRRIAFLLSVLEMGYDFVFTDADIMWFRDPFPRFYPDADFQIACDLFFGSSYDLQNRPNGGFNYVKSNNRTIEFYKFWYSSREIHPGYHDQDVLNMIKFDPFIMEIGLKMRFLNTAYFGGFCEPSKDLNQVCTMHANCCLGLDNKVHDLKIMLEDWRRFLSLPPTMKRTTQSGWRVPQNCSLASFHTNNLPMENVEEGEIGDTQN